One Clostridium sp. CM027 genomic window carries:
- a CDS encoding HAMP domain-containing sensor histidine kinase, which yields MRFRNFLRDRIFLILFYFILMLFISSVVYFNNEVKISVGDIAYINIVGFIMFILYLIFEYLKNRRYYNVIKCIIDNQKENIVNSLPMPLNYEQRLFGEILMKVNEEFNLKTDRLHEGKKENVDFINSWVHEIKTPISACRLVIENSMYKSKEETLSNLEDEIDHIENYVEQALYYSRLDSFSKDYLVNEINMHSLIVGVVKKHAKEFIGKKIKIELSDLEFTIDSDKKWLFFILDQILSNSLKYTTSDGLIKISGVLKHNEKQLIIQDNGIGIKSEDINRVFDKGFTGYNGRDDFKATGMGLYLSKNLATKLGHHITIESMHSEFTRVTVHFPKLIEYYRVTN from the coding sequence ATGAGATTTAGAAATTTTTTAAGGGACAGGATATTTTTAATTTTGTTTTATTTTATATTGATGCTATTTATTTCATCGGTGGTGTATTTTAACAATGAAGTAAAAATAAGTGTTGGCGATATAGCCTATATCAATATAGTAGGGTTTATTATGTTTATACTTTACTTAATATTTGAGTATTTAAAAAATAGAAGATATTATAATGTTATTAAATGTATTATAGATAACCAGAAAGAGAATATTGTTAATTCGTTGCCTATGCCATTAAATTATGAACAAAGGCTATTTGGAGAAATTCTTATGAAAGTTAACGAAGAATTCAATTTAAAAACAGATAGATTACATGAAGGGAAAAAAGAAAATGTAGACTTTATAAATTCCTGGGTTCATGAGATAAAAACGCCTATTTCTGCATGTAGATTGGTTATAGAGAACAGTATGTACAAGTCTAAGGAGGAGACCTTAAGTAACTTAGAGGATGAAATAGATCATATAGAGAATTACGTTGAACAAGCATTGTACTATTCACGATTAGATAGCTTTTCAAAGGACTATTTAGTAAATGAAATAAATATGCATAGTCTAATTGTTGGGGTTGTGAAAAAACATGCAAAGGAATTTATAGGTAAAAAAATAAAGATAGAATTAAGTGACTTAGAATTTACTATAGACTCAGATAAAAAGTGGCTTTTCTTTATTTTGGATCAGATTTTATCAAATTCATTAAAATATACAACAAGCGATGGACTTATTAAAATTAGTGGAGTATTAAAGCACAATGAGAAACAGCTTATTATCCAAGATAATGGAATTGGAATAAAATCTGAGGATATTAATAGGGTTTTTGACAAAGGATTTACTGGATATAATGGACGGGATGATTTTAAAGCCACAGGTATGGGACTCTATCTATCAAAAAATCTTGCTACAAAGCTTGGTCACCATATAACTATTGAATCAATGCATTCTGAATTTACTAGAGTAACAGTTCATTTTCCAAAACTTATAGAATATTATAGGGTTACAAACTAA
- a CDS encoding alpha/beta hydrolase produces the protein MKKKKIFWIFSAIVLIVTIYCFLLIKNFSRTGDGKLDTLFGVMSKIEEHFNPISLKGKSIYEMRAALHKSTTIWNSKPIPFSNIKNMDIKTDSNQVPVRIYTPDGNGNELPIIIYSHGGSWISGSIDDYDNVCRKLSKNSRAIVVSVNYRLAPEDPFPAGLNDVYNVLQWVYKYAKSINGDSSRICVVGDSAGGNLSAVVAQMARDKGGPHIISEVLIYPSTNIYQLNTKSWSYFGMDYNLTRENSEKFISLYTPSLEERKSGYTSPLLSENFKDLPDTLIITAEFDPLRDDGEAYGNKLKEAGVNVISTRYKGVTHGFISMDKITNKSDEALIEISTYLKEQFNRKQI, from the coding sequence ATGAAAAAGAAAAAAATATTTTGGATTTTTTCTGCTATTGTCTTGATTGTTACAATATACTGTTTTCTTTTAATTAAAAACTTTTCTAGAACAGGTGATGGTAAGCTTGATACATTATTTGGTGTAATGTCAAAAATAGAAGAGCATTTTAATCCTATTTCACTTAAAGGAAAATCAATATATGAAATGCGTGCAGCATTGCATAAGTCAACAACTATATGGAATTCCAAACCTATACCCTTTTCCAATATAAAAAATATGGATATAAAAACAGATTCAAATCAAGTGCCAGTGCGAATATATACGCCTGACGGCAATGGGAATGAATTGCCTATCATAATTTATTCACATGGCGGCAGTTGGATTAGCGGTAGTATTGATGACTATGACAATGTTTGCAGGAAGCTTTCAAAAAATTCAAGGGCTATAGTTGTATCTGTAAATTATCGTCTTGCGCCAGAAGATCCATTCCCAGCTGGTCTTAATGACGTATATAATGTGCTCCAATGGGTTTATAAATATGCTAAGAGTATTAATGGGGACTCCAGTCGAATATGTGTTGTAGGGGACAGTGCTGGGGGCAACCTTTCTGCAGTAGTTGCACAAATGGCACGTGATAAAGGTGGCCCACACATAATCTCTGAGGTACTAATATATCCATCAACAAACATTTATCAACTAAATACTAAATCTTGGTCGTATTTTGGTATGGATTATAATCTTACAAGGGAAAACTCTGAAAAATTTATATCCCTATACACTCCAAGTTTAGAAGAAAGAAAAAGTGGATATACCTCGCCTTTATTATCTGAAAATTTTAAAGATTTACCAGACACACTCATAATCACAGCCGAATTTGATCCATTAAGGGATGACGGTGAAGCTTACGGTAATAAATTAAAGGAAGCAGGTGTGAATGTAATTTCTACCAGATATAAAGGTGTTACACATGGCTTTATCTCAATGGATAAGATTACGAATAAATCAGATGAGGCTTTAATCGAAATTTCAACATATCTAAAAGAGCAATTTAATAGAAAGCAAATTTAA
- a CDS encoding response regulator transcription factor, with protein sequence MFKIMIVEDDIRIKEILLENVMRWGFDGKAIENFNEVFIEFSKYSPHLVLMDINLPYFDGFYWCYKIREISKVPIIFVSSRNNNMDVIMAINMGGDDFIQKPFSLEILMAKINALIRRTYSYADAQTNVLEYKNIVLNMKDNSVFFKDKRVELSRNEFSILYLLMKNNGNLISRDKIMRSLWEDESFVDDNTLTVNINRLRKKLENIELEDLIKTKKRQGYTIL encoded by the coding sequence ATGTTTAAGATAATGATAGTAGAAGATGATATTAGGATAAAAGAAATATTGCTTGAAAATGTAATGAGATGGGGTTTTGATGGAAAAGCCATTGAGAACTTTAATGAGGTGTTTATCGAGTTTTCAAAATACTCTCCACATCTAGTTCTTATGGATATAAACCTTCCTTATTTTGATGGTTTTTACTGGTGCTATAAAATCAGAGAAATATCAAAGGTTCCCATAATATTTGTTTCTTCAAGGAATAACAATATGGATGTAATAATGGCAATTAATATGGGAGGAGATGATTTTATTCAAAAGCCCTTTTCCTTAGAAATATTGATGGCCAAAATAAATGCATTGATAAGAAGAACATATTCCTACGCAGATGCGCAGACTAATGTGCTTGAGTATAAAAACATTGTTTTAAATATGAAGGATAATAGCGTGTTTTTTAAAGATAAGAGGGTAGAACTAAGTAGAAATGAATTTAGCATTCTATATCTACTTATGAAAAATAATGGCAATTTAATAAGCAGAGATAAAATTATGCGAAGTCTCTGGGAGGATGAAAGTTTTGTTGATGATAATACCCTTACAGTGAATATCAATAGACTGCGTAAAAAATTAGAGAATATTGAACTAGAAGACTTAATTAAAACAAAAAAAAGGCAAGGGTATACAATACTATGA